The following proteins come from a genomic window of Gossypium raimondii isolate GPD5lz chromosome 5, ASM2569854v1, whole genome shotgun sequence:
- the LOC105769896 gene encoding laccase-14 — MGLQQGLVTWFAGVLFLRTLLLSCADVHHYEFFVLESNFTKLCNTTTLLVVNDSYPGPQIRVHRCDTVFVNVHNQGNYGFTIHWHGVKQPRNPWSDGPEFITQCPIQPGTNFTYEIVLSDEIGTLWWHAHSDWTRGSVHGAFIILPAENETYPFPTPDADQTIILESWYDGDYKQIIDDALAAGVSPRQPNAYAINGHVGDTYGCPNDTIFRMLVDSEKIYLLRIINAAMNEHFFFTIANHTLTVVAQDASYVRRFTRDYILISPGQTMDVLVSANRNVGQYYMAIRPFSDSSAAPVDNITTGIFQYTNSEGGLNASLITLPAMTDTDAMINFLDQIRNTNVSQNQGINVPADKDIKTRAFIAIAVNNLPCNTCVLGTRLVASLNNVSFVSPRIDILQAYYNRNMSGVFTEDFPLNPPVFYNFTGDLTNFNTPVAEGTRVIVVNYGEGVEMVLQATQMGAGGSHPIHLHGFSFYWVGTGFGNFNNETDPSTYNLVDPPLINTVHVPGRRWVAIRFFATNPGVWFMHCHLDRHSSWGMDTVLIVRNGRTEETSIRPPPSTMPRCPGT, encoded by the exons ATGGGTTTACAGCAAGGTTTAGTGACATGGTTTGCAGGGGTTTTATTTCTAAGAACTTTGCTCCTTTCCTGTGCAGATGTACATCACTATGAATTCTTT GTGCTAGAGTCAAACTTTACGAAGCTGTGCAACACAACCACATTGCTGGTCGTAAACGACAGCTATCCAGGGCCACAGATTCGGGTTCACAGATGTGATACTGTCTTCGTTAATGTCCACAATCAAGGAAACTACGGCTTCACCATTCACTG GCACGGTGTGAAACAACCGAGGAATCCATGGTCCGATGGTCCCGAGTTCATAACGCAGTGCCCCATCCAACCAGGGACTAACTTCACCTATGAAATCGTATTATCGGATGAAATAGGAACCCTGTGGTGGCACGCACACAGTGACTGGACTCGTGGTTCCGTCCACGGAGCCTTCATCATTTTGCCTGCCGAGAATGAAACTTACCCGTTCCCCACGCCAGACGCCGATCAAACTATCATACTTG AATCATGGTACGATGGGGACTACAAGCAAATTATTGATGACGCACTTGCCGCCGGTGTCTCTCCTCGCCAACCAAATGCTTATGCTATCAATGGACACGTAGGAGACACATATGGATGCCCCAATG ATACAATATTCCGTATGCTAGTTGATTCTGAGAAGATATACCTTCTCCGCATAATTAACGCTGCAATGAACGAACATTTTTTCTTCACCATAGCGAACCACACCCTCACAGTCGTCGCACAAGATGCCTCCTATGTTCGAAGGTTTACGAGGGACTATATATTGATAAGCCCTGGCCAAACCATGGATGTTTTGGTCTCTGCCAATCGAAACGTTGGCCAATATTACATGGCTATTAGGCCTTTCTCTGATTCCTCTGCTGCACCTGTTGACAACATCACTACTGGCATTTTTCAATATACAAACAGCGAGGGTGGACTGAATGCTTCCTTGATAACGTTGCCCGCAATGACCGATACAGATGCTATGATTAACTTCCTTGACCAAATTCGGAACACGAATGTCTCCCAGAATCAGGGGATAAATGTGCCGGCGGATAAGGATATTAAAACACGAGCATTCATTGCAATCGCGGTAAACAACTTGCCTTGCAACACCTGTGTTCTAGGCACCAGACTTGTTGCAAGTTTGAACAATGTGAGCTTTGTTTCCCCACGTATTGACATTCTCCAAGCATACTACAACAG GAACATGAGTGGTGTTTTCACCGAAGATTTTCCATTGAATCCCCCAGTATTCTATAATTTCACTGGAGACTTGACCAATTTCAATACCCCTGTTGCGGAAGGGACGAGGGTTATAGTGGTAAATTATGGGGAAGGAGTTGAGATGGTGCTGCAAGCAACCCAGATGGGGGCTGGTGGAAGTCACCCAATCCATTTGCACGGTTTCAGCTTCTATTGGGTGGGAACAGGTTTCGGAAATTTCAACAATGAGACAGACCCAAGCACTTATAATCTGGTTGATCCACCACTCATTAACACTGTCCATGTTCCTGGTAGAAGATGGGTTGCCATCAGATTTTTTGCTACCAATCCCG GAGTATGGTTTATGCATTGCCATTTGGATAGGCATAGTAGCTGGGGAATGGACACTGTCCTCATCGTGAGGAACGGTAGAACCGAGGAAACAAGCATCCGCCCACCGCCATCTACCATGCCTCGTTGTCCTGGAACCTAG